One genomic segment of Mytilus galloprovincialis chromosome 5, xbMytGall1.hap1.1, whole genome shotgun sequence includes these proteins:
- the LOC143076859 gene encoding uncharacterized protein LOC143076859 has translation MSYTLLSFAGALKKRPKSTFDFITDINWACNKKHEISTELPITVGEDTHVRDIQEQRSVHNTEVPITVGEDTHVRDIQEQRSVHSTELPITVGEDTHVRDIQEQRSVHNTEVPITVGEDTHVRDIQEQRSVHSTELPITVGEDTHVRDIQEQRSVHNTEVPITVGEDTHVRDIQEQRSEHNTEVPITVGEDTHVRDIQEQRSEHNTEVPITVGEDTHVRDIQEQRSVHNTEVPITVGEDTHVRDIQEQRSEHNTEVPITSGEDTHVRDIQEQRSVHNTEVPITVGEDTHVRDIQEQRSEHNTEVPITVGEDTHVRDIQEQRSVHSTELPITVGEDTHVRDIQEHRSVHSTELPITVGEDTHVRDIQEQRSVHNTELPITVGEDTHVRDIQEQRSVHSTELPITVGEDTHVRDIQEQRSEHNTEVPITVGEDTHVRDIQEQRSVHNTELPITSGEDTHVRDIQEQRSVHNTEVPITVGEDTHVRDIQEQRSEHNTEVPITSGEDTHVRDIQEQRSEHNTEVPITSGEDTHVRDIQEQRSEHNTEVPITVGEDTHVRDIQEQRSVHNTELPITSGEDTHVRDIQEQRSVHNTEVHITVGEDTHVRDIQEQRSVHNTEVPITVGEDTHVRDIQEQRSEHNTEVPITVGEDTHVRDIQEQRSEHNTEVPITVGEDTHVRDIQEQRSEHNTEVPITSGEDTHVRDIQEQRSVHSTELPITVGEDTHVRDIQEQRSVHNTEVPITVGEDTHVRDIQEQRSEHNTEVPITVGEDTHVRDIQEQRSEHNTEVPITVGEDTHVRDIQEQRSEHNTEVPITVGEDTHVRDIQEQRSEHNTELPKGGNVYTFSLGEMQNLVQQLTKQTEDEESDTPSSTVVFIEEQEHGIFKFTEIKPISMFKGETKGPTGDNHEVVYEAEAVIETETFAKDEIQEIIGHDVMDVEDGKKCKKRRWKRIRYTDSDMEVDDPPAEDIKRTKVSNETCEIDNNSDNNSETSEQYPILPKLQCSVGKIEMSSEDSEDDLIDEDIIRDVKHKELYITGVKKNEFTKMGKMKKTDRVYNSHHPCPFCGIMQTNFSHHILSTKHMEEQEVKEIIKLDISNSSSEEKKKIMKDRKRMIDLLRLKGCHQHNMKVNQSKTGEIILARRILTSESFDIEKYGACPSCLGWFLISNFQRHQSNCLGNSTRTKQSKASLVTQSQIISRRISDEASPALVREVFSIMTIDEVSKVAKNDKLIISLGNQWMLSNMGNRIMRKYYTSSVMRLAAKLLTSLRSITGLKEHSMEQFIEAKYYEYFAKAALICSKQVVNDEEDLNSPSNAIKLGYDIKRMASAKLGEALVEGDDLKKSQAENFLTLVNMSWSLKVTKLARMVLAERNFNIIKQLPLPEDIQKMVSFMVEELNKLDLQDVAYKIFRKAAVLALARITLYNRRRCHEVQALNLSDYRRRKSTPDEVALQMSHELTEFEKELLNTQEVVMIRGKGGKAVPVIIPKDAVNVLEYLSNDSIRLKVGIPPSKYLFANSNAGVFRGYDAIGAVKKEAGLKLPNLVKTSNMRKYMATMMQSLDITENQRQWILDHLGHTMDVHRVHYRQTSDLIERVHVSKLLLIQDFGKVKDFVGKKLEDIQLQDIVPQKKDISAVSEDDADIDTPNTGIDNIAEDFIPELHDDEVDADFSIPIQEHRPDKKKSRKDKVQRQKWSEDDVQELEDLFSVNLKKLKCPKQAEIEKKISISKKNGGLIHKRKRDNIKKKVSNMIQKLKTVDNG, from the exons ATGTCATATACATTGCTTTCTTTTGCAGGTGCattgaaaaaaagaccaaaaagcACTTTTGATTTTATCACAGATATAAATTGGGCCTgcaataaaaaacatgaaattagcACTGAGCTTCCTATAACAGTTGGAGAAGATACACATGTTAGGGATATTCAAGAACAGAGATCTGTACACAACACTGAGGTTCCTATAACAGTTGGAGAAGATACACATGTTAGGGATATTCAAGAACAGAGATCTGTACACAGCACTGAGCTTCCTATAACAGTTGGAGAAGATACACATGTTAGGGATATTCAAGAACAGAGATCTGTACACAACACTGAGGTTCCTATAACAGTTGGAGAAGATACACATGTTAGGGATATTCAAGAACAGAGATCTGTACACAGCACTGAGCTTCCTATAACAGTTGGAGAAGATACACATGTTAGGGATATTCAAGAACAGAGATCTGTACACAACACTGAGGTTCCTATAACAGTTGGAGAAGATACACATGTTAGGGATATTCAAGAACAGAGATCTGAACACAACACTGAGGTTCCTATAACAGTTGGAGAAGATACACATGTTAGGGATATTCAAGAACAGAGATCTGAACACAACACTGAGGTTCCTATAACAGTTGGAGAAGATACACATGTTAGGGATATTCAAGAACAGAGATCTGTACACAACACTGAGGTTCCTATAACAGTTGGAGAAGATACACATGTTAGGGATATTCAAGAACAGAGATCTGAACACAACACTGAGGTTCCTATAACAAGTGGAGAAGATACACATGTTAGGGATATTCAAGAACAGAGATCTGTACACAACACTGAGGTTCCTATAACAGTTGGAGAAGATACACATGTTAGGGATATTCAAGAACAGAGATCTGAACACAACACTGAGGTTCCTATAACAGTTGGAGAAGATACACATGTTAGGGATATTCAAGAACAGAGATCTGTACACAGCACTGAGCTTCCTATAACAGTTGGAGAAGATACACATGTTAGGGATATTCAAGAACATAGATCTGTACACAGCACTGAGCTTCCTATAACAGTTGGAGAAGATACACATGTTAGGGATATTCAAGAACAGAGATCTGTACACAACACTGAGCTTCCTATAACAGTTGGAGAAGATACACATGTTAGGGATATTCAAGAACAGAGATCTGTACACAGCACTGAGCTTCCTATAACAGTTGGAGAAGATACACATGTTAGGGATATTCAAGAACAGAGATCTGAACACAACACTGAGGTTCCTATAACAGTTGGAGAAGATACACATGTTAGGGATATTCAAGAACAGAGATCTGTACACAACACTGAGCTTCCTATAACAAGTGGAGAAGATACACATGTTAGGGATATTCAAGAACAGAGATCTGTACACAACACTGAGGTTCCTATAACAGTTGGAGAAGATACACATGTTAGGGATATTCAAGAACAGAGATCTGAACACAACACTGAGGTTCCTATAACAAGTGGAGAAGATACACATGTTAGGGATATTCAAGAACAGAGATCTGAACACAACACTGAGGTTCCTATAACAAGTGGAGAAGATACACATGTTAGGGATATTCAAGAACAGAGATCTGAACACAACACTGAGGTTCCTATAACAGTTGGAGAAGATACACATGTTAGGGATATTCAAGAACAGAGATCTGTACACAACACTGAGCTTCCTATAACAAGTGGAGAAGATACACATGTTAGGGATATTCAAGAACAGAGATCTGTACACAACACTGAGGTTCATATAACAGTTGGAGAAGATACACATGTTAGGGATATTCAAGAACAGAGATCTGTACACAACACTGAGGTTCCTATAACAGTTGGAGAAGATACACATGTTAGGGATATTCAAGAACAGAGATCTGAACACAACACTGAGGTTCCTATAACAGTTGGAGAAGATACACATGTTAGGGATATTCAAGAACAGAGATCTGAACACAACACTGAGGTTCCTATAACAGTTGGAGAAGATACACATGTTAGGGATATTCAAGAACAGAGATCTGAACACAACACTGAGGTTCCTATAACAAGTGGAGAAGATACACATGTTAGGGATATTCAAGAACAGAGATCTGTACACAGCACTGAGCTTCCTATAACAGTTGGAGAAGATACACATGTTAGGGATATTCAAGAACAGAGATCTGTACACAACACTGAGGTTCCTATAACAGTTGGAGAAGATACACATGTTAGGGATATTCAAGAACAGAGATCTGAACACAACACTGAGGTTCCTATAACAGTTGGAGAAGATACACATGTTAGGGATATTCAAGAACAGAGATCTGAACACAACACTGAGGTTCCTATAACAGTTGGAGAAGATACACATGTTAGGGATATTCAAGAACAGAGATCTGAACACAACACTGAGGTTCCTATAACAGTTGGAGAAGATACACATGTTAGGGATATTCAAGAACAGAGATCTGAACACAACACTGAGCTTCCTAAAGGAGGAAATGTATATACCTTTTCTCTTGGAGAAATGCAAAATTTAGTCCAGCAGTTGACAAAGCAGACAGAAGATGAAGAATCTGATACTCCTTCttctactgttgtttttattGAGGAACAAGAACATGGTATTTTTAAGTTTACAGAAATCAAACCAATATCAATGTTTAAAGGTGAAACCAAAGGACCAACAGGTGATAATCATGAAGTGGTTTATGAGGCAGAAGCTGTGATAGAAACCGAAACTTTTGCAAAGGATGAGATACAG GAAATCATTGGACATGATGTCATGGATGTAGAAGATgggaaaaaatgtaaaaagagaAGATGGAAGAGAATTAG GTACACAGATTCTGATATGGAAGTTGATGATCCTCCAGCTGAAGATATCAAAAGAACGAAAGTCAGTAATGAGACATGTGAGATTGATAACAACAGTGATAACAACAGTGAGACAAGTGAACAATATCCCATACTACCAAAGCTGCAGTGCTCAGTTGGCAAAATTGAAATGAGTTCAGAGGATTCTGAAGACGACTTAATAGATGAAGATATCATAAGAGATGTTAAACACAAGGAACTTTATATCACTGgtgtgaaaaaaaatgaatttactaAAATGGgtaaaatgaagaaaacagacAGGGTATATAATTCCCACCACCCCTGTCCATTTTGTGGCATAATGCAGACTAATTTTTCCCACCATATATTGTCTACTAAACATATGGAAGAACAAGAagttaaagaaattataaaactaGATATTTCAAACAGTAGTTCtgaggaaaaaaagaaaattatgaaaGATAGAAAAAGAATGATTGATCTGTTGAGATTAAAAGGATGTCATCAACATAACATGAAAGTCAATCAAAGTAAAACCGGAGAAATCATATTGGCCCGTAGAATTTTAACGTCCGAATCTTTTGACATTGAAAAGTATGGAGCGTGTCCATCATGTCTTGGGTGgtttttgatttcaaattttcaaaggcATCAATCAAATTGTCTTGGTAATTCTACTAGAACGAAACAAAGTAAGGCTAGTTTGGTAACCCAGTCTCAGATAATATCTAGAAGAATTTCAGATGAGGCTAGTCCTGCTTTAGTCAGAGAGGTCTTTAGTATAATGACCATAGATGAAGTCTCAAAGGTTGCAAAAAATGACAAACTAATTATATCATTAGGAAATCAATGGATGCTGTCTAACATGGGCAATCGTATAATGAGGAAATACTATACATCTTCTGTGATGAGATTGGCAGCCAAGCTTCTGACTTCTTTAAGAAGCATCACAGGTTTGAAGGAACATTCAATGGAGCAGTTCATAGAAGcaaaatattatgaatattttgCCAAAGCTGCATTGATTTGTAGTAAACAAGTTGTAAATGATGAAGAAGATTTGAATAGCCCAAGCAATGCAATAAAACTTGGATATGACATAAAACGTATGGCTTCTGCAAAACTTGGTGAAGCTTTAGTGGAAGGTGATGATCTAAAGAAATCCCAAGCAGAAAACTTTTTAACACTAGTGAATATGAGTTGGAGCTTGAAAGTGACAAAACTAGCAAGAATGGTTCTAGCAGaaagaaattttaatattattaagcAACTTCCTCTACCTGAAGACATTCAAAAAATGGTTTCTTTTATGGTGGAAGAGCTTAATAAATTGGACTTGCAGGATGTTGCATACAAGATATTTAGAAAGGCTGCTGTTCTTGCTTTAGCTAGGATTACATTGTATAATAGAAGAAGATGTCATGAAGTTCAAGCTTTAAA TTTATCGGATTACAGGAGGAGAAAAAGTACCCCAGATGAAGTGGCTTTGCAAATGAGCCATGAGCTCACAGAGTTTGAAAAGGAGCTTCTTAACACGCAGGAGGTGGTAATGATTCGAGGGAAG GGTGGCAAGGCGGTTCCGGTTATTATCCCAAAGGATGCTGTAAATGTGTTGGAATACCTGTCAAATGACTCTATTAGACTCAAAGTTGGAATACCTCCTTCGAAATATTTGTTTGCTAATTCCA ATGCAGGTGTTTTTAGGGGCTATGATGCCATTGGTGCTGTAAAAAAGGAAGCAGGATTAAAGTTGCCAAACCTTGTTAAAACGTCTAACATGAGGAAGTATATGGCAACAATGATGCAG TCATTGGACATAACAGAAAACCAACGTCAATGGATCCTAGATCACCTAGGGCATACTATGGATGTCCATAGGGTCCATTATAGGCAAACAAGTGATTTAATAGAAAGGGTTCATGTATCAAAACTTTTGTTAATCCAAGACTTTGGCAAGGTGAAAGATTTTGTTGGCAAAAAATTGGAGGATATTCAACTACAAG ATATTGTACCGCAAAAAAAAGACATATCAGCAGTAAGTGAAGATGATGCAGATATAGATACACCAAACACAGGAATTGATAATATAGCAGAGGACTTTATTCCAGAATTGCATGACGATGAAGTTGATGCTGATTTCAGCATTCCAATTCAAGAACATAGACCTG ATAAAAAGAAATCTAGAAAAGACAAAGTTCAACGCCAAAAATGGTCAGAGGATGATGTCCAGGAACTAGAAGACCTGTTTTCAGTTAATCTTAAAAAACTGAAATGTCCAAAACAagctgaaattgaaaaaaaaatttcaattagtaaaaaaaatggtGGTCTTATCCACAAAAGAAAGCGTGATAACATCAAGAAGAAAGTCAGCAATATGATTCAAAAACTCAAAACCGTTGATAATGGttaa